In the genome of Bacillus sp. S3, one region contains:
- a CDS encoding amidase — protein MDGFVYKDYDGIGLAELMKKKELQPKEVAAEAMKMIEQHNPKLNAVIRHFHEKVENEAETIDLNGTFAGVPMLLKDIVQEVAGEKITSGSKAYQSYVAKADSEYVKQVRLTGALFLGQTNVPEFALMGITEPVFYGPTRNPWNLNHTPGGSSGGSAAAVSSGMVPIAGANDGGGSIRIPGAYCGLFGLKPTRGRTPVGPSHGRLWQGASVDHILSRSVRDSAAMLDEISMYEKTAAFYVPPFNGSYLQQSQTHSNKKCTIAFSLESPLGTEVHHECKQAVLKAAKLLESMGHHVVEAASPVDGRRIAQSYLTMYFGEVAASISALEDVLGRKAVMSDVEPATWILGLVGKATSAESFVLSIREWDKAAIAMEQFHETYDFYLTPTTAFPPAKIGELEPSKSEKFAMQVTGKLGLGALLKKLGTIEQVAENNLKRTPFTQLANLTGQPAMTVPIHLTEGGLPCGVQFMAARGREDLLFSLAGQLEQTSEWISVQINPFYQK, from the coding sequence ATGGATGGCTTTGTTTATAAAGATTATGATGGGATTGGGCTTGCGGAATTAATGAAAAAGAAGGAGCTGCAACCAAAAGAAGTCGCCGCAGAAGCAATGAAAATGATTGAACAGCATAATCCAAAGCTAAATGCTGTCATTCGTCATTTCCATGAAAAGGTAGAAAATGAAGCAGAAACGATTGATTTGAACGGTACCTTTGCAGGTGTACCGATGCTCCTAAAGGACATCGTCCAAGAAGTAGCAGGAGAAAAGATTACCTCTGGCTCTAAGGCATACCAAAGCTATGTGGCAAAAGCCGATTCTGAATATGTCAAACAGGTACGCTTAACGGGGGCACTGTTTCTAGGCCAAACTAACGTTCCTGAGTTTGCGTTAATGGGAATTACTGAACCAGTTTTTTACGGTCCAACTAGAAATCCGTGGAACCTTAACCATACTCCAGGTGGTTCTAGCGGTGGGTCGGCTGCCGCAGTTTCAAGCGGAATGGTCCCGATTGCCGGGGCAAATGACGGCGGTGGTTCCATTCGGATTCCAGGAGCCTATTGCGGACTATTTGGTTTGAAGCCGACCAGAGGACGAACACCTGTTGGGCCGAGTCACGGCAGGCTTTGGCAAGGGGCTTCTGTTGATCATATTTTGTCACGATCGGTAAGAGATAGTGCGGCAATGCTAGATGAAATAAGTATGTATGAAAAAACTGCAGCTTTCTATGTACCGCCTTTCAATGGCTCCTATCTCCAACAAAGCCAAACCCATTCTAATAAAAAGTGTACCATCGCTTTTTCTCTGGAATCACCGCTTGGAACGGAGGTACATCATGAATGTAAGCAGGCCGTCCTTAAAGCAGCAAAGCTTTTAGAATCAATGGGACATCATGTTGTTGAGGCGGCTTCCCCTGTAGATGGCAGGAGAATAGCACAAAGCTATTTAACGATGTATTTTGGCGAGGTGGCAGCGTCTATCTCTGCACTTGAAGACGTTCTCGGACGGAAAGCAGTCATGAGTGACGTGGAGCCGGCTACGTGGATATTAGGTTTAGTTGGAAAGGCTACATCAGCAGAATCCTTTGTATTGAGTATTAGAGAATGGGACAAAGCAGCAATTGCAATGGAACAATTTCACGAAACATATGATTTTTATTTAACACCGACTACTGCATTTCCGCCGGCTAAGATTGGCGAACTTGAACCAAGTAAATCTGAAAAATTTGCTATGCAGGTGACGGGAAAACTTGGACTGGGGGCTCTTTTAAAAAAGCTGGGAACAATAGAACAAGTTGCTGAAAATAATTTAAAAAGGACTCCTTTCACCCAGCTGGCAAACCTAACAGGCCAGCCTGCGATGACGGTCCCCATTCATCTAACAGAAGGCGGTCTTCCATGCGGTGTCCAATTTATGGCGGCAAGGGGAAGAGAGGATCTGTTGTTCTCATTGGCCGGTCAGCTTGAACAAACCTCGGAGTGGATTTCCGTACAAATAAATCCCTTTTACCAAAAATAG